GAAGAGGGCTATcgacaccattgttaaaatgcgtaccgacctcaagaaccaccgaggtgttggaggaagtacatagtgggatctgcggaaatcatctcggagcaaggtcactagccagaaaagtaatccgagctggattctactggccgaccttgcagaaagatgccacagaatttgtgaaaaaatgtcaaccgtgtcagatgcatgcaaatttccacgtggctccaccagaagagctcattagtatcacttctccatggccttttgcaaaatggggaatggatttgttaggtccttttccccaagcgccaggacaagtcaaatacttgatcgtgggaatagattacttcacaaagtggatagaagcagaaccgttggccaccatcaccgctcaaagaagtcggagatTCCTCTACAAgaatatcatcacaagatatgggataccttactccatcactacggataatggaacccaattcaccgatactaccttcagaagcttagtagccagtatgaaaatcaagcatcagtttacctcggtggagcacccacaagccaacgggcaagccgaggcagctaacaaagtcatactggcaggactaaagaagagattgcaagaagcaaaaggagcttgggctgaagagctccctcaagtgctatgggcctacaggacaacaccccaatccgccacgggagaaacacctttccgactagtctatggtgtagaagccatgattccaatagagatcaatgagcaaagcccaagggtaattctccatgatgaggtcggaaatgtacggggacacaaagaggagctcgacttgctccccgaagtccgagaagatgcccagataagagaagctgcgttgaagcaaaggatgactacaaggtacaacaaaaaagtcattcgaagaacattcgCTCCAGATGAtttggtcttaatcagaaacgacattggagtcaacaaatcgggagaaggaaagctcaccgcaaattggaagggaccatacaaagtcaatgaagttttaggaaaaggttattataaagtaaccgacctgaacggcactgagctaccaaggtcgtggcatgcttgtaacatgaaaaggtactacagttaaaagcgaactctactccctgatgtactcttttcccaacttcatgattttttcccaaaagggttttttctggagaagggtttttaacgaggcatcatagtagagactaagggaaaataggctatcaagacccttagtagcaaaagaaggtacctccccaattaataaagatctttttcattcacaatatctcttataatatccttctttattttttctaagtctttctacgaaacgcgccgacttaagctcgacaaaacgtgaaaatcccatgaatcgACCTAagtggtcgtcaggataaaacgacgaggtacaagtcagtgtaaagaggttatatgagtcgatcgtaaaaactcgggaataaatccgactcataagtcgaaacGAGACCCCGAGTAGGAAAGCTCGGAAACACTTCGATCCATAAATCGGAGTATAaaaccgagtagaagaaaaacgcatcgcaaaaataacctaagtcataagaactcgCTAAAACAAAGTTGAGTATGAgcgataacaaaaaaaaaaaaaaaaagagataggAAAACCTAGGAAGAAGTTTAAAGGATGTCCTGAAAGTCCTTAAACGAAAAAGCTCCGAAAAACGAGCAAGCCAAAAAGAAAGGTTTTTAAGGAAAAGTCAAGGGGAATTcagaaaattagaaaaacatacacgcacaaggtaacttaaacccttatccaaaaaagggtatttattttgttaatctaAACCCTTATTCAAAAAGGGGTACTTACCGAAATATTTTGTtaacggccttaaaaggccaaaagaaaTTGTTCAAACTGCACAACCAcgaacaaaataaataaagagtttaaaaatgGGGGGGCCCACAGGCCGGACCCCCAAAATAGCCAAAGATCATTTTTTCATAGCAGACGGGTCACCACCACCAGAATTGGGAGGAGCGCCACCAGAAGCAGCCACAGgggaagaagaggaagtcaaAGGAACATCTGAAGAACTCGGAGCGTCCTTAGATCGTGGAggggactcaataatcctctgcccacgagtcttcaattctgactcggaaacaactacgggggcaggaggatccacgatggcaccatcaataacaactttgtcaggatgtaaaggagaaagatccaagtcgggagcaatgacccttacttgctccaagaaaatcctccaagactcctcggcgccatcAGCAATTGAGTCCTCCAACTCATCATATGCCTTCCGAGAGTTCAACAGATCGTTCTTCACGGACACAAGGTCCTTGAATAAGCTTTGATAACTGGCCTGCGCCGTTTTCCTCAACTCCATCTCCATGTTGTACTGGGCCTGCAAAGCCTTCCCCTTCTCTCGAAAGGTATCTCTCTCCTCCCTCAGCTTGGCAATTTCTTTCTTCAACTCTCCCTCATGCTCCTGATATGAGCGAAGCCTCCCCTCTAGCTCCTCGACCTTCGAGGTCGTCCCTAAAGAGCTGaggggagccttctcaaagatGTCCAAGAGCTTGCCATAAACCCCCGCCGCCTTGAGACTCTCCTCGACCATAGTGGTAAGGTGACCCCGAATAGACATATCATCCATGCCAATATGAACATGGGGATAGATATTCTTTCGGACAAACTCAATggcatccgccttaacctcaGAAGCACCAGACTCTAAATTCTTGCGCTTCTTTGGATCAGGGGAAGGTCGGACGACGGGGAGCGACTGAGGGGgagctgaagaagaaattacgataggcttggaaagagtcccaacgttccgaggaggaggaggaggagagataaccCTGGCACCACCAGACCGAGCGCGAGACTTAGCTTTAGCCTCCTGGACCCTCTGAAAAGATTCTTGAGCGTTTGTCTTTGCcatttctgaaaaagaaaacaatagctaaagaatcaaacaagtcGGAATGATCAGTTAACAAGTCGGAAATTTAGCAGACCAGAAAAAACTACCTAGCTGTGATTGGACAAAGGTCGGAGACCCTTGGAGAAATTTTTTAGTATCcaaatatggggccctcccccacacttctcggaggaaccccacGACGGCAGCCTCCACTTCATCCAGGTCATCCAGACCATATTTCTCACAAGGGGAGGCCTCCAGCCAGTATAAAGGAAAGCGAGGAAAATAATTATCATCTAGAAAAAAGGGGTGATGACCCTCTACggcttgcactttgaaaaagaaaattttaaagtcatgaaaagattcatcaaaaagggtaaaaatcctccgaccttgtatggctcggaaggaaaCCCATTGTTGTTTATTATTCAGCCCACTAAAAGGCTTGGTCATGTGAAAAAGATGGAAAAAGATTTTCAGAGAAGTCGGGAAATCCAGAGCATGGCTaataaattggtaaattttcaAGAAACCCCAGGAGTTGGGATGAAGCTGGGTAGGGGCAACCCGACAATGCTGCAAAACAGACATCTCAAAATCTGAAAAGGGCAGAAAGACGCCCAGACGGGTGATCATGcactcatacataaagaagAAATGGGGAGCCGTTTCGTTGGCTCTCCCATGACAAACTCGGTCCTCTGAACCGGGAACAAGCAACTCATATTTAGGCTCATCCTCATCCGAAGTACAGAGCCGGTGATGGGTGCGAAGGTGAGTAATAAACTCCGCATCAACCAACGGCTCCTCTCCCAGAACAGTAACGTCAACCCAATCTACGGAGGCCATTTTCTTTCTCTAAGAAAAACGAAGAAACCTACAAAAGGTCTctaaaaaaggagaaaaaagaacCAGGCGCAAGTCTACAAACCTATTTCTCTACGAAGCAAAGTCATACAAAAGTGcgaaaaaggagaaagaaactAACCTCTTTTTGGAATGAAGGTAGGAAGAAGCGAAAGTCTCCGGAGCACAAGAATGTAGTACGAGTGAATACGACACgtacaaagaaagaagaagtttgaaagattgcagaaacggaaaaaggaaagagagggaaagcaTTTATAAACATACTAAGGGGCATAGTGGTAAAAACGaagcagtcattaatgagagtgcaccgttaccaaagccatCAATCCCTAAGTGcatccctaacggacacgacgcttgaatagacgtaactgtcagaaacaaaaggtcgcgataatcacgtcggtttcaaaaccagtgaaagtcggctacgaacccgagttaaatacttgaacccaagcccTAAAgagatcttgggctcaagtaggggcactgttcataccctggcccaatgataagggcccaggtccaactaaaaggcctaatccgatagattaagcctagctaAGCTTCGACcttcacataagaagtcggtgttcactacgacttgctctaaagaagtcggacatgagattagctggcagataagcactcattcaactaagtaaccgcccctaaaatctctctaaccgcttcataaagccatatcttaacctccctaagataatgggacggttaacatcCTAAAGATATGGCACTActtcaacggtggttattggctcaccactataaatacactgacctccctcaggtatctctaagcccaatactctctagacctgctcacactcttgctaacttaggcatcggagtgtctttgcaggtaccaccccctcTTCTCGCacaaacaagtcggacggagcctcccgagttgcgcaTCCATTCAGCAACCTCCTCCTTCACACATTTGGGCCAGCCAACGCCATCCATTCAGTCAATCTCctgttacccaccgtaacaagTTTGGTTCATAAAAACTGAATTTGGTTCACGGTTCAACTCAATAACAATCAAgcttattttttaagtttaaattcGACTTACTGAAAACTCATGAACTGGCTGGAGTTTACAAACTGACTCAAATAATAGGAATataatctataattctatattaataaattataatttatatattttttaaaatatttaaaaagattaattttatatattatttttctatcaataaattataaactttttatttatattctacatcaaaattatatataaaaaataaatataaaattttaaataattaacatcattatatatatatatatatatatatatatatatatatatagtcgaGTCAGTTCACAAGCTAATGAGTTGAACTTATCTAAGTTCAAGTTCgactcatttaatttatgagctcaATTCCAAACTTAAATTTGGTTCATGAATTTAACTTATCAAGTTATTAACGAGTCGAGCTTGCTCATAAACTCACTTAACTCACTTTTAACCCTAATAGTAAAACTTAGCTTTTTTCTTGTCTGGAAATTAACTTAACAGATCCATGACTAGTAACATTTTTTATTGATGACTTCTATAGTGTTCTTTATTATAATACTTAAattatctaatttatttttataaataaaaaataaaatatataaaataaaattaaaatatttaaaatttattaaatattacttatttatttttttaataaattagataCAATATCATAGATATCATAacatttacttttttattttcaggacactttatttttttcatatcgAGCCCTGAAGGAATACTATTAACTAGCTTTTTCCTTGCCTTATTTGACGTTTTAATCCTTAATTCGATATCACAAAGCTTAATGATTTGAATCTTCGAGTCGACGACTTCACAAGAATAGTTTAACTAGGAACTTAAGGAAGCACTCCTTGTGCTGAAATGGTAATTAATTatagtatttattaaaaaaggtATAATTATAGTAATTTCCTTAGGTAATGCAACTATCTAGtacaattatattaatttaaataaactaCATTATCATTTTGGAATATGCATCTGGgtatttattatttaacttgTTTAATGATCATCAATGTAAACTTAACAATGAAGTAGAGAATACATACTCGTGATGTTTGAATGGGATTTGTTATGTTCATTTTATTTCCTTATCATTTTCACTTTAGTTAAGGGTCGGTTTATTATCATATTTAATGGACGATAATACTAAAGGAACCATAAAAAACAACTCtaaacaatttaaatttatcttattcATAAACATTATTGTTTTACGATTTAAGCACTTAAGCCACACAAAAAAGAGCGAGGGGGAAACATAGACGTACTTATCAAGATTCCAGCAGCGTTCACACTAGCTATGGGTTATGGCCAATGAAAATcactaatttttctatgattaTCTACCGTTTCCATCTTAATATAATAGTAACCTTCTCCTTTAGGCACATTAAAAGAACGACTATATTACGTATAGAGTCTAacagttttattaaattttggccaacatataattaacaaaaagaaagtgattaattttatattatcgGATGAAATTTTATaccattaaaattattattaataactatttgatgactataaatcacaaaaattgTTGACCTCCTAACACTTTTTTTacgtatatattaaaatcagttattaatataaaatatatattaaaatataaatatatattaaaaataaattaaattatatatatttatatataaatatattaataattaattttaatatataaataatatttttattaaaaagatagttacacataattaatatttatttacattcatttgttttaataaatCGAATAAAAAACACATCAATTGTCTTAAAATgagtatatattattaaatcttTGTCAGCAAATTAAAGTTatcataaatattattttttaaatttattttaaatgtgatttttttacATTTATTAATATTGGATAATTTAATATGGACAAAAAACCATATTAAGCCAAGTCTCACTCGAAATTACGGATATCAGCAAACTCAAAGTGATTTCAGGAATGAGCCAAAGCCTATATTAATATAAATCGAACCAGAGTGGTTCGAACTGCACAAGcaagtaattcgaaccaaggcAGTTCGAATTACTAGTAGAGAGAAGTTAATAAATCGAACCAATATGGCTCGAACTTGAAAAGCAAGTAAATCGAACCGAGGCGGTtcgaattatagagagagaCGCTGATTaaagtaattcgaaccaggctggttcgaattacacaaaGCCTAGTTCGAACTAGGATGGTTCGAATTAGTGGGAGACGGAGCTGTATATATATGGTTGTAAACGTGAGTTGCTCTCATTAGAGGGTGTAagatggctagtgaggagagttttgTTGTTTTGGTTCACCACAGAGGATCCATTAAGAGAAAAACTCGTTCCGGCGTGAAGTTCACAGATAAGGATACTCTCTGTATTGTCATGACTCCTACGACGAGCTATGATGACCTTGTTAGATCTGTACTGATGAAACTTGGTCTGGAAGGTGCGAAGCGGGTTAAGAAGTTTTTCTATCGCATTCCAATCACGGTCCTCCAGGATACCGTGAAGTATGATTGTTTCACGATTGGTAGTGACGAGGACTTGCAAGTCATGTTTCTTTGTCGGCTGCAGTTTCCCGAGGTGAGGACACCAGAATTGTTGGCAAAGCTGGTTGATGTGGTATCCAGCTTAGGGGGTTCGAACCGGAATACCACCACTTTAGCCACGGCAGCCGATTCTAGTTCCAGGCATGCCGTTGGTTC
The genomic region above belongs to Arachis stenosperma cultivar V10309 chromosome 5, arast.V10309.gnm1.PFL2, whole genome shotgun sequence and contains:
- the LOC130980408 gene encoding uncharacterized protein LOC130980408, which codes for MASEESFVVLVHHRGSIKRKTRSGVKFTDKDTLCIVMTPTTSYDDLVRSVLMKLGLEGAKRVKKFFYRIPITVLQDTVKYDCFTIGSDEDLQVMFLCRLQFPEVRTPELLAKLVDVVSSLGGSNRNTTTLATAADSSSRHAVGSSSVPVYEPVVQAVASPSFAIDLNGSVGDEVGSRENLPNALLGVAPLGVGDGLLGDAEEDDIEPDMIDDDSGDDIGASEPALAVGGSSSDTQQYPPQLE